ttcagttAATCGGGTGGAACAAACTTTAATCCAATTAACCATTAATCGACAATTAAACATAAGTCGATTATTTGtttgtaattgtaatttttattaaggatccccattagctgttgccatggcaaacAGCTAGTGTTCCTGGggtccacattaaaaacatacagtaaaaaacagttacaaatataaaaatttccaaaaatctaatttcttaaaaattacTATAGGAAGTACAAAagaacaagtaaaataaaacagccaataaaacaagaacaaatacaaTACAACAGCCAGTTTTGCATCCCTATTTCACAGTAAATCTTTCTGAAGTTCTCACAGCAAGCAGTCCCTATTTACTGTGAAATCTCAGTTTGTGCATCCTCAGCGTTTCCAGTCGCGTGAACTTATGCAAACAATGGTCGCAGCTGAATGGTTTTTCCCCGGTGTGAACAACCATGTGTCTTTTTACATGCGACTTCTGAACAAACCTCTTTCCACATTCCTTACAGGCAAAGCTCCCCTTTccagatttctccttttttgcATGAACCAGCATGTGTTTTAGGAGGTGATCCTTCCGGAAAAACTTCCTACCACACTTATCACACGACACCAGGTTCTCCCCGGTGTGGATCCTAACATGCTGGAGCAGACTTCCTTTATAAGTAAATCTGGTGCCGCAATAACCACAGCCAAAGGGTTTCACTTTTAAGTGGGTTATCATGTGGGCTTTTAGATCGCCTTTGAGTCTGAAGCGTCTGTTGCACTCGCTGCATGCAAATGGTTTCTCTCCTTTATGGATGGTCGCGTGCGTCCTCAGGGCTCCGTTTGTGGAAAACTTTTTGTCACATAGCTCACACGCAAAGGGTTTGTTTCCTGTGTGGGATGCCATGTGAACGGTAAGACAATATTTCTGGCTAAATCTTTTACCGCATTTTTCGCAGGCAAAGGGTTTTTCTCCAGTGTGGATTCTCAGGTGACACTCAAAATGATGGTGATGGCGAAAGGTCCTTCCACAATCTGCACAAAAGAGTGTTTGTGCGCCACGATGGATTCTCATATGAGACCTGAGAGCAGattgtttctgaaaggttttgcCACAACTTTCACAAGAGAAAGATTTTCTGCCAGCTTTGAGTCCCATCTGCGAATCGACGCCCTGCTTTCTTCTTGAGGGTTTCTTCTCAACCGAACGCCTGGAAGCCCTATCTTCTGAATGATCTGTTATGTGTTTCTGGAACATCTGCTTCCTCACAAACTGTTTACCACACTCAGAACAGCTGAAGGATTTCTGGGCAGTTTTACCTCCCGGTTTCCTGTTTACACCTGGCTGACGAATTCTGGTTTCCCCCCATTCTTCAtcactgtctttgttttccGATCCTGAACCTGACAGATTGttgtcgtcatcatcatcatcatcatcatcatcatcagtctcAGGAGAGTCTGAAGAATACTTTTCACTATTTGGATGTAAAGGAGTATTTGGATCTGACTTCCAGTGTGGTTCTGATACATAAGGTTCGGTTTTCATCTGTTTAGCTGAACGGAGAGTTGGAGCTTCGTTCTGTCTGCCAGCTTCACTTCTGATGTGACGAAGTTCTGACAACTGAggtttctcctcctcttccctcttcACGGTAAGCTGCTCTCCCTCCCGACTGACCCACcgttcctcctcttccttctttATGTGGGGACATGCAAGGTTCTGCTGGTCCGAGCTGGAACTGCACAGGTCAGGAGTCTCTGCAGGAAACACGTGGACATATGTGCTAATACTTCAACCCAGCTGTGTTTATTGTGAGTATAGAAAGAAATGTGTTAGGATTGTAAGTATAGGGTATTTGTTAAACACCTttcaaaaaaggtttatttactCATAAAATGGCTGTtaaaaatgctggtgaagattctcagtcatccaggccatggtcattccaaaataagtaaaaaaaaaaagaagtaaaaaacaaagcaactggacttgtttttgtagttgaagacatttcgcctcctctccaggaagctttctcaattcaaaaagtctggagtaatgtggagtaacaagctttatactactgcctaacaaaggctttgtaatggcttagataacatgcaaattcaaccgaaacaggtccaccccttagtaatggtcCAGTTGAtttggtttttacttttttttttttttactttttttggaatggctGTTAAAAGTTaagtgcaaataaaaaacaaaaaacaaaacaaaatgaaaacattcaacaaaaaccatgtttaaacaatatttacttCAGTCAATATTTACCCTTATTTGGTTGATATTTACCCTTATATTCTACTCTTGGTGGATTTTGTTTAGAGCTAACTTTACATTAGACaggtttacttttttattctttattcttttttcattACTAATAATTGTGTATAACCATCCATGTGTTTGGcactgtcacacccgaatttccccactgcGGGACAAAATTTTGGAAACTTCAATGGGGTGATTTAATTTACTTCAGTCATGACACATTTCATTCTGCTGGAGTTATGATCCTTATTTTATAGGTTTCTAGGCTCCATTTTGGAGAATATCAGTGAGACAAATTGTCATTGGGTTACTGTTATAGAGGAAACTGACGGAATATAGATAATTCtagtatgtgtatatgtttaTAATAGCAAAGCGACAAGAGACAAATATTTTATGCAGACCTGGTTGAGAAAATACAGTGGAAGCTGAAGTATTTTACTGATCAGGTTATCATAAGAGGTGATTTTGATGTAGCTCCAGATAGATTCAATGATCATCTCCCCTCTAGAGGCCAGCATCCTCTCTTCAATAATATTTTTGAGAACTTGGTCTCCAGTAATAATCTGACAGATTGATGACGGGTAAGAAATCCTGATGTAATACAATACACCTGATTCAATTCCTCCATAAATGGCCAGTATTCAAGGCTAAACTATTGGCTAATTCCTCACAATatgacaaataatgttttaagctGTGAAATATCACCGTCCCTTTTAACTGACCATTGCCTGAGTTACCTTGTTCCTCTCTTTGACTAAATGTAAATGACCTTCAGCCCTTATTTGGAAATTTAATAGCAACCTTTTGCTTAATAAAGGTTGCTTAAGCATTAAAACTATTCGTGATATGTTCTGCCCAGGCATAAAATATCACTACATGGgtgtaaaaagagaaaaaaagagatctcTTTACTTGTGTggctcctaaaaaaaaaaaaaaggagattgaTATTGCACAGCTCATCGTCTTTGGATCTCAGCCTGAGGATGCGGCAACAAGGTTCACTGGTGAGTGACAGAAACCGGTCTCTAACTGGTCTCTAAAAGTTACCAAATTATCtccttttgagttaataactgaattTACTGAGACATTTTTCATTGGCTTGTGGTGAATGAGTAACggttaaaactccaattgcaattATAGTTAAAGTTGTCAACGTTTGCTGGACAAGTCTAACCTAATCAACAACTGTCTAGAAACCCTTTTTCCGGGCTAAATACGTTAATAACTGTTAATAAGCCAATTGTTAGAGCTAATTATTTCAGGCTCATGGCCCTTGATCACAACcatctgaatttatttttttgttataaactATCCTTTAATTTTGAACGACATATTATAGCTTATAATTGCCAATTCTAATTGATAATAAttattcataatcaaacaggtatAATTGCATAACATACCACATACACTGTTGGAGGCTCTGTCCCTTGTTTTGATGCTTTCTTAAACAATTTTACAATGTATTACTCCTCACTGAGACTTCTTAAATCagtgtttgcaaaaaaatatcTGCAAACATATCTAGacatcttttattttaagtacttGCTCCATTACCTTTTATATGCCTTACTGTTGTTCTTTATCACCAAAATCCCAGGGACTtgtattctatatatatattttttttttagttgatttagtaaCTTAGCTTGTTGCACTTTTCTTTGTACCTCTACAGGATATGtattagttaaataaaaaaatatagctAGTCACCAGTCAAAACTAAAAGTCTATCtgagagaaaacaaacacacaagtaAACGTCATCCTCTGAGTTGTGCAGCTGCAGAAAGCTAacagcagaacctccagaaaTGCAACTTTCTTCTCACCAGCAGGTTGTCTTCTGCCATTGTCAGCAAGGGGCTTCATTTGTAGTTTTCTTGTTGAAACAGACTTTCAGAGCTGTTCTGCTGACGATATTCTGCTTCTTTCTTGGTGGAGGCTCACAGTAACTAGCTAGGCCCAGAGTGATACAACTGAGAGAGCGGCgacaccatagacataatacaagagtagaccccgcattgactgtcgcggcgcaggaattacggccgccatcttggggcggtcgacctgccaccctaacctgctgattcaagctgaacacactaatgatacatcagcactgtgcggcttatctttgtttaaatcgacggactattgacgtctgggcttttttattattatttttataatattaggtagagagatacaggtctacacgtccaagtttttgtgacttagtctctccaaaattgcatctactccgtgaaggcatcagagctttaggCATTggtgaattatatatatatatatatatatatatatatatatatatatatatatatatatatatatatatatatatatatataattataatgcTGGTCTGATCTGAGCTGCTCCCACCTGGGTTTGATCATCTGGTGGTGCTTGCGCTGTCAGGTGAGGAATCTTGCTGACGTCaggaaactatatatatatatatatatatatatatatatatatatatatatatatatatatatatatatatatatatatatatgtgtgtgtgtgtgtgtgtgtgtgtgtgtgtgtgtgtgtgtgtgtgtgtgtgtgtgtgtgtgtgtgtgtacatgtacaaatgtgtttgtttatatagtaataaaaaaacgtataaaaatttgtgagtggctgtgttttgaaacatacatcctgtcagaatattctatttattttaaccccactaagattatttaaacgcactggaccatttgttataatagctatagttttaacgttttaagcaaaacaaatgtgaaaattagttcaacattaaacgagttatagttgattaaaattgattctgcacctggttaacacattggactgagcggagttgtcgaccgccccaagatggcgccgctaaatctcgtcagcgcctataggcgagagcggtcgatgcggggtctactctttatatatgtctatgggcGACACTCCCACAGACTTTTATTGAAAGGATGGAATGCGGAAGTCACGTGGGTCATGCAGCTACAAACATTTCCCAGCGTGGACTGCAGTTCATCCTCGGTGTTTCACAGTCATTTTCTCCGGTAAATGGTAGAAATTACTAAATAAATTGGCATTTTAAAGCTTTAGCTGGCTTCCCCGTACTAAAATAGGTCAACTGTGACATTTCATGTAGCCAGTTTTAGTAAATTATTCACGTTAACCATCAGGTATGAATGCAGCACGGGTCTGGACGGATTTAAACGGGTCTATTTCAGCTAATTCAGCCGTTTAAGATATCTGGCgcagtttgaaataaaaaaaagtttataattgtttttgggttgttgtttttttgtagatgTCTGAGCTTAAAATTATTTCCAGTGAGACTGACTGTGTGTatacacggagaagcagcatttagttcctatgctccacttttATGGAACAAACctccagaagactgtaaaagagctgaaagcctgagttcttttaatcaagaataaaaacacatttgtttaggattgccttcaactgttctaatTGAAccgttttactgaaacatcattggtTCAATCTTGTTgtcctgtttttaatatttgcttttagtttatatttttccatgttttattttgtttcaacttgcttttattctgttttattttcctatattttattcatgtaaagcactttgcattgtctttgtactgaaaatgtgctatacaaataaatttacctTGCCTAGAAGGGAGGCTCAAACTGACAGGGACACAGAGGACAATGTGATTCTTCAGGACAGTTTCTACTTGTGGCTGTGTCTGcaatcattaaataatttttaattcaaGTTAATAAGCAAACTCAACTAAAAACATGTTCATCTTTTGTTACGTGTGATTGAAATGgttaatttagtttgatttatagattattttacaTACAATCCATCAACGACCACAGCATGAATGGGGATATTAACAGTAGCCTACAGAAAACTGATTGGGAAGATTAgtcattatttactttttttcagaTAAACACACTAGCCTGATGTGTAATGAATTAACTTTGATCCGTTTCTTACACTTTTATGAATGTTTAACGTGGgtttatatgttttaatatgCTTTTTAAGATAGCTGGCAGAAAGCTTCAAAACCACGCCTGTTGGTAAGATAAATTGAATTTGCATGACAGGTTTCTGAACAGGTTACGGTCCGTGCCTGTTGGTATGAAGACTGGATTATGCACACATGTTGGTAACAACAGGTTTGAGTTGCGGTCCGCGGCTCGATGACCGGAAGAACCAGTGCAGCGGGCTGCTGAAGAAGCAAATCCATAGAAGCAACCCCAGAGGTAGTGTTAAGGTGTGTGTCATTCGCTCATGTAACTCTGTGAGACCCTCCCCTTTGAAGTGAATAAAAAGAGCCTGCACAAGGAAGACAGCAGAGTTGTTTGCTCTGCAGGTGTTGGCTGGTGCAACTTCTCTCCCTTTGCAAAGGCGAAACTTGAATTCTGATTTCTTGGCCGAGTTTCTATTGCACTTTTAAACTAAGTCCTGCACACGACTCAACGGACCCGAGGAAGCAAGACGGCTTCAACACTGACTTGAATGAGCTGCTGAAGCATGTTACACAGAATCACCAAGGGAACAAGATGTCATTTTCTGTCCTCCAAAATAAGAGCTGAATCAAGCTGTTTGAACAACACTTTAACACCACACAAAGTTCACACAGTTGGTATTTACTGCAGGACAtcaaatgcatttgttttatattattttagcattttataaagctgtttattttttctttgcacaTCATGACATGAAGGCAGCACGCCTATTAACAGACTTGTCTCTTTATCTAGAATATTCATGGCATTTGAAAGCTCGCGGAAGGATGTACCAGTCCTAGTTGGGAAACGCTGCTCAGTTTTCTGGTCCAGATTGAAGACCTCATGTGGTTCTCAACATTTTGTCAACATTTTTCCCACCTTTTATTTGGTCTTGCTGGCTGTTggacaaatgttttattgtggCCCACTCCAAAAAGCCGCCAACTAGCTAGATTTGGACTGCCCATGTCAGGGGAGTTAACACAAAAAGTCCTATGGAAGCTGCTCTCTCGATTATTTCTATAATTGGGTTGTAATTTGCCCAATCAATGACTGAAATGGTGAGCCACCACTTGCTTCCATCCTTGTGCTTCCAGTCATCATACAAACATATGCATCTGTTCATGCTCTCCTCCATGCCCAGGCAACGTCACATCCAAAAAGCTTCCCCATTACCAGGTGCAGCTCCACGCAATTCCTCCAGAGTTAAGACACCTTGTTCCAAATTAATGTGTTGCAGTCTTTATGTCCTGAAGCTTTAAGCCTGTTGCGGTCTGGTAAATGGATTGTCTGTGTGATGCACACAAAATGTGCAGTTacattagtttattttataatgataatgggTTATTTTCACTTTTAGTAGCACTccaataaaagaataaaagtagGACTTTGACAAGTAATTATTACATGATAGATGTGTTTGTGGAGTTGGCCACAAGGGGGCGGTATTAGTGTGCAGGCAGGGAGTTCTCAGAGTGGAGGGAACCTTCTTTTCAACCTTGCCTTGCACAAGTTAAGTTGATCACCTGTATATAActattttgtttctcttttttgtaaGAATGCAAAATGGAGATTCTTGTTTGAacgtgtaattagtgttctgctcaataaagttgttaaaaaataacctTCTCAACCTGGTTGCAGCTTCCGctcatacttaaaaaaaaaaaaccctattaGAATATTCTTTGCAACATACAAAGACAATCACGTAACAGGATATTATGAGGGGGACACGAGCAATCGCCAGGGGTTTAATACAAAACAGTTACATGTATCAACACGTATAAAgattacagaaatattttgaatttggAACATAAGGTCACAGTTTTAATAGCTTTTCTGTTATTGATCTGCttcttttataaaataaacacttcATGGTTTGATCATAATAACCCTAcatttgtaaatataaaatttggacaacaataaaataagattacaTAAAAGAAAATGGCTAGACAGTTCTTTCTTGTAATTTGTAATCCCAAATTAAACATAAGTAAAGTTTGAATTTGCTATAAATATTGTCTTAAAAACATATAATTGATATATACCGCCAATAAGAAGGGAGCGAGttctttggagaatttttttttatataaaattcaGACAGCAAACCATCAGTTCCAGGCAAATTAGTGTTCTTCAGACTATCGATTGAATCTAATACTTCTTTTAAAGTGATGGGACGATCGCAAAATTCTCGGTCATCAGCACTGACTTGCTTAGTGTCTGTCAAAGAATTAAAAACTTGTTAGTATTATCACAATACCTGGAGTTGTTTAGGTCTTTATGAAAGTTGGAGCAGACGTTAACAATTTTAGCTGGATCATTACACACATTATCTAATAAGAGCTGATGAATTGCATTATAGAAATATCCAGAGTTTTGTTCTCCCCTCCACAATCCACTGTCTTCTGGATCTAACATGGGCCCCGTCAGCCTTAATTTGATGACACTTATCTAGTTAGTTTTGGCACTCATAATTCCACTCTTTTTGCGGGTGACATTTTATCAGGAGAAATAGAAGAGAGGGCGGTTATCTTAGAAATCACCTTCACTTCATCAGATCTTTTTTACTCAGCAAGATCACTGcaaaatttccaaaaaaaaaaattccctaaTCCGAATTTTAGAAGTTCCCACTACGTACC
Above is a genomic segment from Fundulus heteroclitus isolate FHET01 chromosome 10, MU-UCD_Fhet_4.1, whole genome shotgun sequence containing:
- the LOC105939454 gene encoding gastrula zinc finger protein XlCGF57.1, whose protein sequence is MKPLADNGRRQPAETPDLCSSSSDQQNLACPHIKKEEEERWVSREGEQLTVKREEEEKPQLSELRHIRSEAGRQNEAPTLRSAKQMKTEPYVSEPHWKSDPNTPLHPNSEKYSSDSPETDDDDDDDDDDDNNLSGSGSENKDSDEEWGETRIRQPGVNRKPGGKTAQKSFSCSECGKQFVRKQMFQKHITDHSEDRASRRSVEKKPSRRKQGVDSQMGLKAGRKSFSCESCGKTFQKQSALRSHMRIHRGAQTLFCADCGRTFRHHHHFECHLRIHTGEKPFACEKCGKRFSQKYCLTVHMASHTGNKPFACELCDKKFSTNGALRTHATIHKGEKPFACSECNRRFRLKGDLKAHMITHLKVKPFGCGYCGTRFTYKGSLLQHVRIHTGENLVSCDKCGRKFFRKDHLLKHMLVHAKKEKSGKGSFACKECGKRFVQKSHVKRHMVVHTGEKPFSCDHCLHKFTRLETLRMHKLRFHSK